The proteins below come from a single Thermococcus sp. genomic window:
- a CDS encoding type II toxin-antitoxin system PemK/MazF family toxin, which yields EILLLELPFTNYIGKKLRPVLVISSNELKRISDDLIVLKITGSPHFREFQVELEQKDLLRGKLKKKSFIDCSSVFTVEKSLVIKSIGEIRPVKIDEVK from the coding sequence GAGATACTCCTTTTGGAACTTCCTTTTACCAATTACATAGGAAAGAAGCTCCGTCCTGTGCTGGTTATCAGCTCCAATGAGTTGAAAAGAATAAGTGACGACTTAATAGTGCTCAAAATAACGGGAAGTCCGCATTTTAGGGAATTCCAAGTTGAACTCGAACAAAAAGACCTCCTTAGGGGTAAGCTCAAGAAAAAGAGCTTCATAGACTGTTCTTCCGTTTTTACGGTAGAGAAATCACTCGTTATCAAAAGCATTGGGGAGATTAGACCTGTGAAAATTGATGAGGTCAAAGA
- a CDS encoding antitoxin family protein, whose amino-acid sequence MPEEIVAIYRGDVIIPLRKLNIPPGSRIRILI is encoded by the coding sequence ATGCCTGAGGAGATAGTTGCCATATATCGGGGCGATGTGATAATCCCCCTAAGAAAGCTGAACATACCCCCGGGTTCTCGGATTAGGATACTGATTGA
- a CDS encoding CoA-binding protein has translation MVRTTPVDRLSDEDIREILTKYRKIALVGASPKPERDSNEVMRYLLENGYEVYPVNPRYDEILGRKCYPSVLDIPDEVEIVDLFVRPEFTMDYVEQAIKKGAKVVWFQFGTFSEEAFKKAKEAGLIAVAHRCIKQEHERLIE, from the coding sequence ATGGTGAGGACAACCCCCGTTGACAGGCTCAGCGATGAGGACATCAGGGAAATCCTGACGAAGTACAGGAAGATAGCCCTCGTTGGAGCATCTCCAAAGCCGGAACGCGACTCGAACGAGGTGATGCGCTACCTCCTTGAGAATGGCTACGAGGTCTACCCGGTGAACCCGCGCTATGACGAAATCCTCGGGAGGAAGTGCTATCCCAGCGTCCTTGATATCCCGGACGAGGTTGAAATCGTTGACCTCTTCGTAAGACCGGAGTTCACGATGGACTACGTGGAGCAGGCGATAAAGAAGGGGGCAAAAGTAGTATGGTTCCAGTTCGGGACGTTCAGCGAGGAGGCCTTTAAGAAGGCCAAGGAGGCCGGATTAATCGCGGTCGCTCACCGCTGCATAAAACAGGAGCACGAGAGGCTTATTGAGTGA
- a CDS encoding NfeD family protein: MGALKLLALLADEVLVVALFLLLFPQLGLRVPLWATLLLLAVLLAKDIAVAPYVLRGGLERKPEVGPESLIGKTAIVLEDLNPEGIVKVEGELWRALCLNGKASRGDRVLIVGVRRTTVLVELPEINRAR, encoded by the coding sequence GTGGGGGCACTTAAGCTCCTCGCCCTGCTGGCGGATGAGGTTCTGGTAGTAGCTCTCTTCCTCCTGCTCTTCCCCCAGCTTGGCCTTAGAGTTCCCCTCTGGGCAACTCTGCTCTTACTTGCAGTTCTTCTAGCTAAAGACATTGCGGTTGCACCCTACGTTCTCAGGGGAGGCCTTGAGAGAAAGCCCGAAGTCGGCCCCGAGAGCCTAATAGGGAAGACTGCGATTGTCCTTGAAGACCTCAATCCTGAAGGCATCGTCAAGGTTGAGGGCGAGCTCTGGCGTGCCCTCTGCCTGAACGGAAAAGCCAGTAGAGGGGATAGAGTCTTGATCGTGGGCGTTAGGAGAACTACGGTTCTCGTGGAATTGCCGGAAATCAACAGAGCTCGGTAG
- a CDS encoding SprT family zinc-dependent metalloprotease produces MDIEVRRRPVKYARIEVKPDGKVIVTAPEGYDVGSFVERHRGWLEAKLGEIDGLREVAEKGFPIDGEFYQVIRGRKAKVHERFRTVVFSAYPDETLAELKAYLRPKILALVSGYSQRMGVSPKKVFIRHQRSRWGSCSSRGNLNFNVRLVSVPPELREYVVVHELAHLKFQEHSKAFWDFVGRFYPDYREAREELRKWWSIIELNPYWRWLGGGT; encoded by the coding sequence ATGGACATCGAAGTCCGCCGGAGGCCCGTGAAATACGCGCGCATCGAAGTGAAGCCGGACGGAAAGGTTATCGTTACCGCCCCGGAAGGTTACGACGTTGGCTCTTTCGTCGAGCGCCACAGGGGCTGGCTTGAGGCCAAGCTCGGCGAGATAGATGGATTGAGGGAGGTAGCAGAGAAGGGCTTTCCCATAGACGGGGAGTTCTATCAGGTCATCAGGGGAAGAAAAGCGAAGGTTCACGAGAGGTTCAGGACGGTCGTCTTCTCGGCTTATCCAGACGAGACTCTGGCCGAGCTTAAGGCCTATCTCAGGCCAAAGATACTCGCACTTGTTAGTGGGTACTCTCAGAGGATGGGCGTTTCTCCCAAAAAGGTCTTCATCAGGCACCAGAGGAGCAGGTGGGGGAGTTGCTCTTCAAGGGGCAACCTCAACTTCAACGTTCGCCTCGTTTCGGTTCCGCCGGAGCTTAGGGAGTACGTTGTTGTTCACGAGCTGGCCCACCTGAAGTTTCAGGAGCATTCAAAGGCCTTCTGGGATTTTGTTGGGCGCTTTTACCCAGATTACCGCGAGGCCAGGGAAGAGCTGAGAAAGTGGTGGAGCATCATAGAGCTCAATCCCTACTGGAGGTGGCTCGGTGGGGGCACTTAA